From the genome of Pseudarthrobacter sp. NIBRBAC000502772:
CACCACCTACCTCGTCGAGCCGTCGTGGCGCCTGGAACCGACGTCCCAGGGTGCCGTGTGGTTCCTCAAAGACTGACACCGTGCCCCACGAACCTCACCACGACCTTCCAGCTATTCCCATTGAAGGAGCCAGACAGCAATGACGCTTACAGCAAATGAAACCAGCACCGCCGGAGGAGCCGACGACGAGTCGCAGCCGCTGACTGCCCAGGAGCAGCAGTGGGTGGACCAGTTCATGGACGACACCACCCTATTCCTCGGCCCCGACCCGGCCATCATGCGCAGCCACCAGATCACCTCCCGTTCGGCCTATGAAGAGGAGTGCATCTCCAAGGGTGTGGACCCCATCCAGGTCGACCGAATCCGGAAGCGGCTGGCCGGTGCCCTGGATGAGGGCTACGAAATGTGCGAGGCCATGGGAGCCGCCCCCGGTGCGAAGTGGGGGGATCTGACGACGGCGATCTACACCGCAGAAGGGGACGTCACCTATCTGTCCTGCCACGGAGTCATCGCGTTCTCCGCGATCCTGCACCACCCGATCCGGTACATCATGAAGTACTGGAAGGACGAGCCGACGGTGGGGATCAACCCCGGCGACGGATTCATCCATAATGATGCCCGGTACGGGAACGTCCACAACACCGACCAGTCGATGATTACTCCGATCATGCGCGATGGGCAGATCATTGCGTGGGTCGCGGCGACCATCCACGAGGGTGAGAACGGTGCCTGCGAGCCCGGCGGAATGCCGTCCGGCTCCGAAACACCGTTCGATGACGGATTGCGGATGTCGCCGTTCAAGATTGTTGAAAAGGGCGAACTGCGCCGGGATCTGCTGACCTTCCTGCAGCACTCAGTCCGCGACCCCAAACTGCAGCTGGCCGATATTAAGGTCAAGATCGGTGCAGTCCAGCGAATCCAGGAACGCGTCGACAGCATCATTGACGAAGTGGGGATCGAGACATTCGTGGCCGCCCTTCGAGTGACGGTGGAAGACGTGGAGCAGGAAGTCAAACGCCGCATCAGCGAGCTTCCTGATGGAACCGTGACCTTCAACCAGTTCATGGACTCCACGCTGAAAGAAAACATACTGATCAAGTTCGCCTGCAAGGTGACGGTCAAGGGCGAGAACATGACAGTCGACCTGCGCGGGACCGGCCCGGAAATCCTTAACCGGGCCATCAACTCCCCGCTGTGTTCGGTCAAATCGATGATGATGCAAGCGATCCTCGCGTTCTGGTGGCCGGACCTGCCAAGGTGCACCTCGGCGATGTCCCCCATCGATATCATCTCGGATGAACACACTTGGGCCGACGCCGGTTACGATGCGCCGATGGGGCAGTCACTGCAGGCCTCTTTCCGGGGATTCTCTGCCCTTCAGACAGCGTTTGCCAAGATGCAGTTCTCCAACCCGGAAAAGTTCTCCAATGTGCTGGCTCCCTGGTTCAACCAGATCAACACGTTCCTGTGGGGAGGCTTGACCCAGCACGGCGATCAGGTGGGCAACCTGTGCGCGGACCTCAACGGCATGGGCGGCGGGGCCAAGGCGTTCCGCGATGGTGAAGATGCCGTCTCCCCGTTGTTCTGTGCCATGGCCGACACAGCTGAACAGGAGGTCATGGAAGAGGAGGTTCCTTTCATGCAGCTTGTCAGCAAGCGGATCGTCCGCGACAACCAGGGCTTCGGGAAAAACAGCGGCGGCATGGGCTACGAGATGATCGTTGCCGCCGAAGGAACACCGATGTGGGGCTTCATGACCGTTACGTCGGGCTCCAAGTTTTCCTCTGTGACAGGGATGTTCGGCGGCTACGGCTGCAGCACCAACCCGCTGGCCATGGTCAAGGGCATCAACATCTACGACATCATCCGTAAGGACTCCAGCCAGTTCGATTTGTCGATGGAACGAATCATGAACGAACAGCCCTATGAAGGCGGGAAATACACCACCGCCCACATGGGTCTTCAGTTCGACGTCGCCAAGGACGGCGAGCTGTACATGATCGCCCAGGGCTCCGGCGGCGGCTACGGTGACGTTTTGGAACGCGACCCGGAGTCGGTGGCCAAGGATCTGGAGCTCGGCCGCATTTCGGCGCATGTTGCCACGAGCATCTACGGCGTTGTCTGGAATCCTGAGACCTTCGTGGTGGACGAAGAAGCAACGCTTCAGCTGCGCCAGGATGCCCGGCGTGCCCGCATCGCCCGGGGCAAGCCGTATAAGGAGTTCCTCGAGAGCTACGTGCAGTCTGAGCCGCCGAAAGACCTGCTCTACTACGGGTCCTGGGGGGACGACACCGACGAGCTGACAGCAACGCACTTCACCAACAACGGCGCGGAACGGGTCAAGGCGACAGTGGACAAGCTGCCGCTGATCATGCTTCCGGACCGCCGGGAAGTGAAGATCGGCCTGTTGGAGGAGAGGATCCGCGAACTGGAAACGAAGCACGGGGAACTCATCCAGCGCAAGTCTTAGCCCTCCAACGTAATCCTCATTCAGTACCCGACCCATTCAAGAAGCCTTCAGCGCCGTATCCTCCGCATTCCAGGACGGTGCGGCGCTGAAGGCGCGGAACAACAAATCTCTGGAGAGAGACGCCATGACCAAGACCATCACCACTCCTGCCACACTTATTGCCGCTCCTCAGTCGGGTCGGCCAAAAGCCGTGCTGTTCGACCACCACGACTACGCATCTTCCGTAATACTCCGCGGAAACGATGTGCCTTGGAACAATGCCACAGCCTACGCGGCATTCTTCGCCCAGGCCCAAGGGCTTCTTAGGCCGGATGCAGCGCTTTTGGACTTGACGCGGCTCTACGATCATCTGACCGCCGGAAATACCAGGCTGGAGACGACAATGGCAGCCAGATCCCGGACGGGGTACGCGCTTCGGACCTTGTTGGCAGACAACGATACAAACAAGGCGGTGCTTGAATTCGCCACGGTGTTCGCGCAGACGTCCCGTCAGCCGGTGGTCGTGCGTATCCCCTCGCCGATGGAGTGGCTCATCAGTACACACCGCTTCGGGGGCGCTGACGACGTCGGCGACCTGTCCGCGGACGACGCCGAGAACGCGTCGATGTACGTCAGCGACTGGTTACGTTCCTTCGCGACGCTGCCGGTCGCCGGTCTCTTGCTGGATAACCGAACGCCTGACGAAGGGCGCCGACGCGTGCCCGTCGCATTGGAGGCCTATACGCCCATCGCCAACGTGACCAGCAATTATCGATGGACTTTGGGGCAACTGGACGACGCACAAGTGCAGTTGCAGGGCGACACTCCGGTGGGCGCGTACATCCCCGGAAGGTTTTGGCTGGATGCGGACGTACAGCTCCCGCCAGCAGACTTCTACTTCGCCGAGATACCAAGTTCAGCACGGCCGGAAGACGTGCTGTTGCGCCTCGACGCCCTCGGGTAGCAGACCGCAGCCTGCCGGCCCATGCATGGCAATTTCGCTGTTCAATCTGAACGCAGCAAATGTCTGCGGCGCGCTTCGTCGACACAGCCTTGGCGGTCGCCGACGCCAAGGCTGCTGAACAGATTCTTGAGATACCACTTCACCGTGTTAATCCCCAAGTGAAGTTCGTGGGCGATCTCGCGATTGGACCGGCCCTTGTCAACCAGGAGCAGAATAGTCTGTTCTCGTTCTGACAAACCGGGCTCTGCAACTGCCAGCATTGGCGACCCGCTGTAGTGTGCTGCTGCGCTTCGGGAAGGGGAACTGCCGCGGTTGACGGCTGCATTTGAATCCAGCCGGATCAGGAGGCTGAGAAACCCTCCGAGATCTGGGTGGCAATCGTAGTTCACCGTGCCGAGCCTCAATTTTTCAGAGACAGAGCGCACCAGTTCGGAGCAGGCGGCGCCGCCGTCCAGTACTGGCCTGACAAGGCCTAACCTGCAACATGTGTTGAGCGCCGGCAGGACGGTCTCTTCAGCCTCGTAATGGAGTCCTGCCTGCTGGAGCGCAGCGGACAACAGTAGGCGGGCGTGCAATTCCGACCGTGGGCCCAAGTAGGCCGCGGCCCTTTCCAGCAGAAGACGGGCTGTCTCGACGGCGGAGAGGTGCTCTGGAGTAGCTGCGACAGCGGGCGCGGCATCGGCCAGCGCCGCACGGATCTGGGTAGCCAGGAAAATCTGGTAGCTGGATTCGGACAGTCCTTCCAGCCGTTGTCCCGGAGTACCGTGCACTACGGGAACGCCCGGGGCGAGGCCCGGTTGGAATGGCTTGGGTCTGAGGCCCATATGCACTCGTTCAAGATTGATGACGAGTTTAAGCCTCGGAAGTCCCAGGCTGTCGGCTACCGAGTCGCCTTCATCGAGTATCTCAGCAGCCTTAGACGAGTCTCCACGAAGTTCCTTGATTCTGGCGAGAGTGGCAAAGGTGGAAATCATGAAGTCGACGACTCCGCCTTCTGATCCCAGCTCATGTGTTTCCTCAAGAAGCCTTTCAGCTTTGTCTAGCGCGCCACGTTCGTAAAGTAGCTGGCCTTTCATTGCTCCGGCCAGTCGGGCTGCGTGCGAATGTCGTCCGGCATGGCTTCGTCCCAGATCGACGGCCATGTCGAATTGCTTTTCGACCTGATCCATGTCGAGCAGAGCGTAGGCTGCCAGACCCGCAAAGCAGTGTCCGTAGACATTGCTGAATGGGCCCGAGACTTGGTTATGGAACTTGTTCGCCCAAAGTTGCTGTTCCAGTGCAAGTTCATACTGGCCGTCGTGAATTTTTTTGAACGTCGACAGATTCGCACCGACGGAAACGATCCAAGGTCGGAGCCTGCTCGCTTGGGCGAAGCACTCTTCATCCAGTGCTCCAACTCGGCTCACATCGTCGCCGTACATATCAATGCAGCTCTGGACCACGAGGCTCTCAACTTCGAGTTCAAAGCGGTCGTCGTCGCCTAATGTCGCATCGGAGGACATCACCGCTCGGGCCTGATCGAGGGCGATCTGCGCTTCCGCGGCGAGGTGAAGCAGCGTGTTTGCCCACGCTATGGCCATCTGGAGCCGGGCCTGGCCAGCAACACGATCAGCCGGGATTTTGCCGACGAGTGCAAGCAAGGTAGCCATACTTGAATGTTCCACCAGCCACATCGCACGGGACTCCACGATTTGCACGGCGAAATCCACGTCATGTGCGGCCAATGCATGGTCGACGGCATCGCTTGGAAATCCGTTCTCCGAATACCAGCGCGCTGCCGTCAGATGCAGCTCCTTGATACGACCCGGGTAGTCGCGCTCTAGGCGTCGTCGCAGATAGTCCTCGAAAAGATGGTGATAGCGGTACCAGGTGCCGTCCTCGTCAAGCGGCTGCAAAAACAAGTCTTGGGCCTGGACCTGTTCGAGCATGGCTTGGCCCTGTTCCACACCCGACAGCGCGGACGCGAGTCCCGCGCAGAGCCGCTCCGGAACAGAAGAGGTCAGAAGGAAGTTCAACACATCAGGTTCCAGAGTGTTGAAAACGTTCTCCGCCAGATACTCACCAATCGACTGATGCGCTCCGGACAGGCGTTCGATCAGGTCCGAGGCCTCCCGATGATCGCGCAAAGAGAGGGACACCAGTTGCAGGGCAGCAATCCAGCCTTCCGTTGTCCGATGGAGACTGGCCACGTCGTCTCCATCAAGGTCCAGACGGTTGATGTCTACGAGAAATGATTGGGATTCCGTCCGGTCGAACCGCAACGAGACGGCATCCACCTCAACCAGCTGGCCGCGTACCATAAGGCGCCCGAGCGGGAGCCCTGAGCGGGTTCGGCTGGTGATGATGAAGGACAGATGCGCCCCTCCGGCGTCCAACAGGCGTTCTACGACGGCAAGAGTGCGCTTGTCGGTGACCAGATGCCAGTCATCCAACACGACGACTATGTCCTCACCGCCTTCATCAATGGCATTGACAAGAGCCGGGATGACATACCGTTCTGCGTCATCGGGCCGTTCTTCTAGCAGCTGCTGCAAGTCCTCATCGAACTCCGGCCTTGCCCTTCCGATGGCCTCCAGTAAATGGGACAAGAACCATACGGTGTTGTTGTCATCGCGGTCCAGGGAGAGCCACACGCTCGTGCGTCCTTGTGAGGACAGGACCTCCGTCCACTGGGCCGCCAGAGTGGATTTTCCGAAGCCTGCCGGTGCATGGATCAAGGCAAGGCGCCAACTAGGCTCGGCGGTGAGAAAACCCGTTAGGCGCGTCCTGGGAACCCATTTCCCGACAGGTTTCGGGGAGCGGAACTTGCTTGAAGCACCGGGCGGAACTACCGCCATCTGCCACCTCCTTGTGGGCCCACGTACGCCGAAACGCTGTATACCCTCTAAAATCCTATGGCAACAAATGTTTGAAAAACACCGCAGTCACCTTCTGGTCGTTCGGCCGGGATTCAGTCCGGCTGCCGCATCTCCCTCAGGACCGTCTCCGCTACGCGAAAAGACTCAAGAGCAGCAGGCGCGCCACAGTAGATCATTGTCTGCAACAGTACTTCCTGTATTTCCTGCTCGGTCACACCGTTTCTGACTGCACCGCGGACATGTCCTGCGAATTCGTGGGGACGGTTGAGTGCCGTCAGCATCGCAAGATTCAGCATGCTTCGCGTCTTCAGATCCAGCCCCGGCCTGGACCATACCTTTCCCCACGCGTACTCGGTGACCAGGTCCTGGACTGGCTGGGAAAAGTCGCTGGTCTGTCCAAGGCTGCATTCGACATGGGCTGCACCCATGACATGGTTGCGGATCCCTAAACCCGTGTCGTAGCTCTCCTGATGTGTTCCGGAAACTGTCACCAATGTGCATCCTTCTTTTGATGGCTGCTTAGTGGCCGGCCGACGTGCCAGATACCTTTGAGGACGCTGAGGCATTTGGTGATGCCCGTGCCCCCCATGTTCTGCACGACGGCCCGGCGCGGATTCGCCAGCTGCATGTCGCCGGCGGTCCCGGTGAGCTGCATCGCGGCGATGACGTGCGGGGATACGCCCGTGGCGCCCAATTCGTGCAGGTCAGAGTCCAGGGAAACCGTGAACTCTGCTTGGGTCTTCTCGCGGATTTCTTCCAAGGTGGCCCCCGGCGCAAGGTGGGTCAGGGTGAGTTACCGGGACCACGTCCCGCAGCGGGGGCCGCGCCGGATTTCACCTTAGATGTCCTGCCGTACACAGCTTCTCCTCATTGAGCTGACAACGCGAGTTGTCCTGACGTGTTCCATCACGTGGAAAATGTTCACCCACCTCGCCGGCCGCTGGTGGTGGCTTTTCGTGTCCGGCCAGGCTCCACTTTCGGCCTCAGGTGCTTGTCTGTGGCCGCATCCGGACCAAGCTAGGGCCGAAACTCAATAACTCCCGCTTCTAAGGCCGGGCGTGCAGACGAAGAACCTCGGTTGCTCGACTGGTGCGAACGGAACTATTAGCCACTGATGGCCGTATAGCTCCACATATGAATCGGGAGGGCAACTATCGTAAGCTTCGTCGCGAGTCATCTCCGGGCCCCGTATTTCCGGAATCGGTCCGCGCCATTCATAGCACCCTTGACTAACAAGCCTTGGTAACTCCGGAAAAGAGGAGCCGTGGGAGCCTCACAACTGTCGATGCTGACGAACCGTTCCATGGCTACTCCCTCGTATGCTGCGTCGCTTTGAAACCGCTGGTGAGGGTCCCGACGCCCTGGTTGGGAGATGCGCCGTTCCCTGTATTCAGTCTGGCTCCGAAGGCGGAGTGGCCCACAACTACCTTCCCGGGTGAAATAATCCGGTGAAGGCAGCCTACCCGGGTGGGTCGAGGAGTAGTCGTTCTCCGGTTAGGGCTCCCGGGCGAAGATTACCGATAAACATATTGGCCCCGACTGGAAGCCCCTGTGATTGAGTTGAGTTATGGCCGTACCTATAGAGGACTATGCGTTCCTATCGGATCTCTCTACCGGGGCTCTAATCTCCCGGCAGGGCGGGGTCGACTGGCTCTGTCTTCCCCGCTTTGACTCCGCATCAATCTTTGGTGCGTTGTTGGGGAGTGAGGAACACGGACGATGGCTGCTCACGCCCAATGACCCGGATGCTCACGTCGTGGAGCGCCTTTATGTGGACTCCACTTTCGTCCTTGAAACAACTTGGAAAACTTCCAGGGGAAAAGTCCGAATTACTGACTTCATGCCTGTAGGAGAAGGCCGTTCATCGCTGATGCGTAGAGTTACCGGCGTGAGCGGAGCCGTCACCTTGCGTCAGGAGTTGAGGATCCGCCCGCGTTACGGCGCCGTATTGCCGTGGATGAGCCGTCGTCGAGTGAACGCCACGCCAGAGGGATCCGAAGTATTGTTTGCTATGGCTGGCCCGGATGCTTGGGGCGTTGAGGGGGCGCCATCTACCCCGCGCCCATGATCATGGGCACGTAGGGGAATTTGAGATTAAAGCGGGTGAAACCGTGGACTTCGAGCTGACGTGGTTTCCTTCGCACCTTGACGTGCCAGCCGCAGTCGACGTGGACGCAGCCCTCAGCGAGACAGTTGATTACTGGACCCGTTGGGGAGAACACTGCCGCCAGGATGGGGACTATGGGGGCGCGGTGAAGCGATCGTTGCTGGTGCTGCGTGCTCTGACGCACTATCAGACGGGCGGCATTGTCGCTGCCCCGACAACGTCCTTGCCTGAGGATTTTCGGGGTTCACGCAACTGGGACTACCGGTATTGCTGGCTTCGCGATGCCGCTTTGACGCTCGAAGCCATGCTGACCCATGGCTACGAATCGGAGGCACTTAAGTGGCGGAACTGGCTGTTGCGGGCCCTTGCCGGTGATCCGGAAGACATCCAGATCATGTACGGAGTGGCTGGCGAGCGGGATCTGCCGGAGAAAGAGCTGCGTCATCTCCCTGGTTACCAGAATTCGAAGCCGGTGCGGATCGGAAATGCAGCAGTCGACCAGTACCAGGCGGACGTCGTGGGCGAAGTCATGGTCGCCCTCGAAAGGCTGCGTCTGGCCGGGGGCAAGGAAGACTCCTTTTCCTGGGCGCTTCAGCAGGCACTCCTCGGCTATGTGGAAAAGCACTTTGATGACAAGGACTGCGGCTTGTGGGAGATTCGGGGCACCGCCGAATACTTCACGCACTCCCGGGTCATGATGTGGGCAGCATTCGACTGCGGCGTTCGGGCGGTACGGGACCACGGGATGTCTGGCCCCATTAAGCGCTGGGAGGAACTTTGCGAACGGTTGCGGGCCGAAATCATGGATCAGGGGTTCAACCGCGAGTTGAAGTCCTTTACTCAGACCTATGGAGGGCGACATGTAGATGCGGCTTTACTGGTCTTGCCTCAGGTTGGTTTCCTTGCTTACGATGACGAAAATATGCTCGGCACCGTTGCCCTTCTGGAAAAGGAGCTCCTGACTGAGGAAGGGTTGCTGATGCGATACCGTACTGAAACTGGAATCGACGGGCTTGAACCGGGCGAGCACCCATTTCTCGCCTGTTCCTTCTGGCTGGTGGAGCAATATGCTCGCGCAGGCCGCTGGGCCGAAGCCACAAGGCTGATGGACATGCTCTTGGGTTTCTCCAATGAACTTGGCCTGCTTAGCGAAGAGTATGCGGTGAAGGAGTCGAGGATGGCGGGCAACTACCCCCAAGCATTTTCCCATCTAGCCTTGGTTCGGGCCGCGGACGCAATGCACCGAGTGGATCGCCTCAGTCTCGCAGTCCAGAAAACCGCGTGAATGTGAATAACCGAAGGTCTCGTCAATTAGAGGGAGAGACGTACTAATCTCGGGCCTTGACGCCTTCCACCGGTCTTAGCGAGGGCGCCACGTTTGTTGAGCGTCAGCTTGATGGGACCGGTGTTGAACCCGACGTATCTGGTTCCGTAACTCTTGGCCACGGTCAGGCCGTGACCGAGATAGAACTGCTTGCTTGCGGCCACATCCGTGACGCCGAGCTGGAGCACGATCGCCTCGATCTGCCGAATGGCCGAACCGGTGCCCTTCTTCGATGAGTACGCGACCGTCCAGATCGTGCCGTCCGGGGCCTACCCCTTCAGCGATTGCAACGGGCCGCGGAAATCGTCGCCGGCGACGTCTCGTGAGCGGACAGTGCGGGCATGATTGCCGCGCACGTCGTGAAACGATAACAACGGAATTCTGTGGACAGGTGATTGGTCATCCTGGATCAGGTACCGGCGTAGCCCGCGTATTGCTACACCAGAGACTGGTGGTGCAGAGCCGGACAGACGTTTCGCCGCTTTCGGCCTGGTCATGTGCGAGTGTGCCTAAACAGCTCATGAGATGGGTGAAGGAGGTGTCGTCGCCGTGAAGTTCTTCTTTGGCGGGTGGGCCTCCCGGCCAGTGAATGCTTCATCCCTTGCAGGCGGCACTACCCACGACAACGGACGGGGCGAACCCGTCCCCGGCCGAACTCTCCCACGCGCAAAGAGAAACCACGTTCCCTCAGTGGGGGAGCGCGCGGTTGGCGTGGGGCGTTCATAGAAGGCCCAATTTGGGCTGTGCACATTGTGCACACTTTGCGTCTCGGACTGGGTCGTACAAGGGTCGGATCGGGCCGGATTCGACATGTTTCCGGGACTTCCCAACGTTTGCAGGGGAGGGAATGCAG
Proteins encoded in this window:
- a CDS encoding hydantoinase B/oxoprolinase family protein, which gives rise to MTLTANETSTAGGADDESQPLTAQEQQWVDQFMDDTTLFLGPDPAIMRSHQITSRSAYEEECISKGVDPIQVDRIRKRLAGALDEGYEMCEAMGAAPGAKWGDLTTAIYTAEGDVTYLSCHGVIAFSAILHHPIRYIMKYWKDEPTVGINPGDGFIHNDARYGNVHNTDQSMITPIMRDGQIIAWVAATIHEGENGACEPGGMPSGSETPFDDGLRMSPFKIVEKGELRRDLLTFLQHSVRDPKLQLADIKVKIGAVQRIQERVDSIIDEVGIETFVAALRVTVEDVEQEVKRRISELPDGTVTFNQFMDSTLKENILIKFACKVTVKGENMTVDLRGTGPEILNRAINSPLCSVKSMMMQAILAFWWPDLPRCTSAMSPIDIISDEHTWADAGYDAPMGQSLQASFRGFSALQTAFAKMQFSNPEKFSNVLAPWFNQINTFLWGGLTQHGDQVGNLCADLNGMGGGAKAFRDGEDAVSPLFCAMADTAEQEVMEEEVPFMQLVSKRIVRDNQGFGKNSGGMGYEMIVAAEGTPMWGFMTVTSGSKFSSVTGMFGGYGCSTNPLAMVKGINIYDIIRKDSSQFDLSMERIMNEQPYEGGKYTTAHMGLQFDVAKDGELYMIAQGSGGGYGDVLERDPESVAKDLELGRISAHVATSIYGVVWNPETFVVDEEATLQLRQDARRARIARGKPYKEFLESYVQSEPPKDLLYYGSWGDDTDELTATHFTNNGAERVKATVDKLPLIMLPDRREVKIGLLEERIRELETKHGELIQRKS
- a CDS encoding carboxymuconolactone decarboxylase family protein; translated protein: MTVSGTHQESYDTGLGIRNHVMGAAHVECSLGQTSDFSQPVQDLVTEYAWGKVWSRPGLDLKTRSMLNLAMLTALNRPHEFAGHVRGAVRNGVTEQEIQEVLLQTMIYCGAPAALESFRVAETVLREMRQPD
- a CDS encoding LuxR C-terminal-related transcriptional regulator, coding for MWLSLDRDDNNTVWFLSHLLEAIGRARPEFDEDLQQLLEERPDDAERYVIPALVNAIDEGGEDIVVVLDDWHLVTDKRTLAVVERLLDAGGAHLSFIITSRTRSGLPLGRLMVRGQLVEVDAVSLRFDRTESQSFLVDINRLDLDGDDVASLHRTTEGWIAALQLVSLSLRDHREASDLIERLSGAHQSIGEYLAENVFNTLEPDVLNFLLTSSVPERLCAGLASALSGVEQGQAMLEQVQAQDLFLQPLDEDGTWYRYHHLFEDYLRRRLERDYPGRIKELHLTAARWYSENGFPSDAVDHALAAHDVDFAVQIVESRAMWLVEHSSMATLLALVGKIPADRVAGQARLQMAIAWANTLLHLAAEAQIALDQARAVMSSDATLGDDDRFELEVESLVVQSCIDMYGDDVSRVGALDEECFAQASRLRPWIVSVGANLSTFKKIHDGQYELALEQQLWANKFHNQVSGPFSNVYGHCFAGLAAYALLDMDQVEKQFDMAVDLGRSHAGRHSHAARLAGAMKGQLLYERGALDKAERLLEETHELGSEGGVVDFMISTFATLARIKELRGDSSKAAEILDEGDSVADSLGLPRLKLVINLERVHMGLRPKPFQPGLAPGVPVVHGTPGQRLEGLSESSYQIFLATQIRAALADAAPAVAATPEHLSAVETARLLLERAAAYLGPRSELHARLLLSAALQQAGLHYEAEETVLPALNTCCRLGLVRPVLDGGAACSELVRSVSEKLRLGTVNYDCHPDLGGFLSLLIRLDSNAAVNRGSSPSRSAAAHYSGSPMLAVAEPGLSEREQTILLLVDKGRSNREIAHELHLGINTVKWYLKNLFSSLGVGDRQGCVDEARRRHLLRSD
- a CDS encoding trehalase-like domain-containing protein, with product MAVPIEDYAFLSDLSTGALISRQGGVDWLCLPRFDSASIFGALLGSEEHGRWLLTPNDPDAHVVERLYVDSTFVLETTWKTSRGKVRITDFMPVGEGRSSLMRRVTGVSGAVTLRQELRIRPRYGAVLPWMSRRRVNATPEGSEVLFAMAGPDAWGVEGAPSTPRP
- a CDS encoding glycoside hydrolase family 15 protein gives rise to the protein MDFELTWFPSHLDVPAAVDVDAALSETVDYWTRWGEHCRQDGDYGGAVKRSLLVLRALTHYQTGGIVAAPTTSLPEDFRGSRNWDYRYCWLRDAALTLEAMLTHGYESEALKWRNWLLRALAGDPEDIQIMYGVAGERDLPEKELRHLPGYQNSKPVRIGNAAVDQYQADVVGEVMVALERLRLAGGKEDSFSWALQQALLGYVEKHFDDKDCGLWEIRGTAEYFTHSRVMMWAAFDCGVRAVRDHGMSGPIKRWEELCERLRAEIMDQGFNRELKSFTQTYGGRHVDAALLVLPQVGFLAYDDENMLGTVALLEKELLTEEGLLMRYRTETGIDGLEPGEHPFLACSFWLVEQYARAGRWAEATRLMDMLLGFSNELGLLSEEYAVKESRMAGNYPQAFSHLALVRAADAMHRVDRLSLAVQKTA